Sequence from the Mobula hypostoma unplaced genomic scaffold, sMobHyp1.1 scaffold_56, whole genome shotgun sequence genome:
CGAATACCCGCCTCCACTGACAGGAAAGGTCATGGTGCAATAATATATAAGATTGGTCCGATTAGAGTATCGTAACCTTTCTGCTCTTCACAAGTAAAGGCTGTGATGGCAGTGGAGCTTCTGCAGAGAGATTTCAGCAGAAACTGGAACATTTCAGATTGCAGCGGAGAATGTGTCATTCTCTCCTTGAAGCAGAGGAAGAGGCGCTTCACACAGATATTTAAACATTAGAGTCATATATATGTTCCGTGTTGCAACTGATGTCTCCAATACAAAGTTCATAGGTAGAGTTTTGGCCCAAGTTAGCGTAAGGTGTTGACTCTCTTCTTTTCATTCCGATATAAGCGATTTACTGCACTTTCAGAGtcgtcacgtaccccgtgacgggttaaagtgccagcagaaatagaaaacactttggagtctggtattgctattaactaatgctgTTTGTTAATAACTACGCCATACAGTCATATAAATTCAGATACATTAAACAGGTTAGTAAACATTATatgtatataagtgtggaaatatatacatataaacaagcttcttcaagcctagagGTAAACGGACacagtcttacggtgatgagtaaagttcagttcagttcgtggtattgaattgagtagtgatggagagagacatATTTGTAATACAGGGTAAATGCCGAGAGAAGACAATTacgtcgatattccacagattccacgacaaCAATACAAAATAGCAATAGTAGGTTTTTCCCCGAAGTTtttccactccacacacgaaatatcaccgacagtgatcgCCAACGAATATCCTTCCAACACAACTGGTACCGcacccgaattcagctacgggacatcccaaagtggtggccacagggtactccaacagaatccacgtatggattatcaccaacagcaTTCTATCCCTGTGGTACCGTCTTCAAGTGGTAAAACTACCAACCCAGGCGAGGATTATCAGACACAGGTAGTTTCcacacaaggttaccccaaacacacaactgtGATAGCCAcctatccagttccacgacatacgaaaTAACGCCAAccgtgatttgccacaggggtgccttttatcagtgaactaccacacccagacaagagtaacacacaagtggtattcacaaaggtttcccctcaccagagaacccactcctgcaGATTAACAAATTGACAATCACAGCTTCGCATTCGAATAGAAtcaaactcacccttacgggctacttagagagagagtccaaacagtgacctctttgtcactcGGTTTCCTCTGTTTCACACCTATCTCTCTTCTGTTCTCTTCCTGCAAACTTGTTCTAGTTGCAGACAAGTTGTGggagtcatttatcaatactcaggatcgatctcaactcacTCCTTTTCGGGTCACTGAAAGTTTAATCCGGCGACCGACTGACTGGTGTCTTTCAATGACCGAATCCATCTTGACTCTGAGCctgtgtttctctgtgtctgtAGCTGCCCCTGTAAAAGGCAAAAGCGCTGCAGGgaaaccataacatcgattgtccatcaaataactccaccCTCGGTTACCACGAtgacttacatagaaacatagaaacatagaaaataggtgcaggagtaggccatttggcccttcgagcctgcacagccatttattatgatcatggctgatcatccaactcagaacccagccttccctccataccccctgacccctgtagccacaagggccatatctaacttccttttaaacatagctaatgaactggcctcaacagtttgctgtggcagagaattccacagattcaccactctctgtgtgaagaagtttttcctaacctcggtcctaaaaggcttcccctctatcctcaaactgtgacccctcgttctagacctccccaacatcgggaaagcccagttcatccagtctttcttcatatgaaagacctgccatcccaggaatcaattgtaacccgtcctttttgtacaggtcacacctgcgccaaaagaggtcccaatgatccaaaaacttgaatccctgccccctgctccaatccctcagccacgcatttatcctccacctcatcgcattcctactctcactgtcgcgtggcacaggcagtaatcccgagattactacctttgcggtcctttttctcaactcccttcctagctccctatattcttctttcaggacctcatcccttttcctacctatgtcattggtacctatatgtaccaggacctctggctcttcaccctcccacttcaggatatcttggacacgatcagaaatatcccggaccctggcaccagggaggcaaactaccatccgagtctctggactgcgtccacagaacgTGCTGAtcgttgctctctctctcttctcctctctttccATGGCAACCCAGAAGCTGACAGCAGTAGTCAGTGTCCTTGTAAAAGTGTAAGCGCAGGCTGAAAGGCAGACTTTgcccctgtctctctctcagcagaaatccaaaagatagtctcagttctttcttgtgccttaaagtgacagtccacagcaaaaaCGAACCCCAGGGGTACATAACATGTTGTCTCCGCTAAATTAGAAGTAAAtctaattttaattctaattTCCTTGATTCATAAATCTTTAATTCTTATTCCACTGTTCGGACTTACTCCCCTGTCTGCGGCGTTCTCAGCTGCTATCGTGAGGCAGAGCATAAATGAGAGGGGCGACATCTCATCTGGCAACGATCGGGAAGGAAATGTGTTAACCTTTCTTACTCAGGATGAACAGCTGTCTTGCTGTTTCCGTGGTCATACCCATGTTCCTTTCTCTCTCCGCTTCGAtaaaatccaaaggaacggccaGTATTTCAAGCTTCACAGAGGCCGAATAAGTTTCATGTGCTGTTTTGTCTTCACCGGCCCACAATCTGTTTTAAACCAGTCCAAGCACTGACACTGACCGCGCCAGTGTTTGCAGGGAAGAAGACTAAGTGGGAGTGCAGAAGAGGAATCTTTAATGACAAGCTGCACTCCATAATGTTGCTTGCTTtaaaagcatgttgtcaaccagctgcacgtagctCGGTGCTCTGTATTGGCATCGGCGACAGCGGAAGGCAGGTGGAGAACCACATTACGCGGTGAGTTCTTGCTCCTTGCGTGTTTTTCCCCTAGtggtaacagagacatcgaggagcagatagggaggcataTTATGCAACACTGGAATTATAATAACGTTTTTGTGacgggtgattttaactttactAATATTGACTCGCAACTCCTTAGAACAAGGGGTTTGGATGCGGTTGAATTTGCTGGGTGTGGTCAGAAAGGATTCCAGACGCAATATGTATGAAACACTCGGGTTTCCTCGGCTACATAAAGTCAACCTCCGACCCCGCCAAACGTGTGGACAAGGTTTATTTGGAAACAGGGAACACGAGGTACTCTGTGCCATTCTCCGGTGATGTGCATGCATATATTTGCGGTGATTGCCTGTATGGTGGATCTTTCGATTTAAAGAACATTCAGTACTGGAAACACGAAACAGAAATTGGGGTTAGGAATCCAAACTGGGACTTAGAATATATGATGTGGTGTTTTAATAAATTGGAAGAGATGGCGAGAAAGCATTAGCCACCAAAGGTTAACAGCAAGAAAGCAGAAAACCAGGCCCCTCAGAGGGCAGCGGTAACCCACCGAGACCCTCTGCTCCGACTGTCTCAGGCACCGGACTGTACCCTCAGATAACGCCCCACCTCCTTATCAGGAGCTCCCGGAACACATGGGATGGTTCTGGGTTTGTCTCAGCAACGTGATCACCAGCGGCAGAGGCAACGACAGCCGCCACCAGTGGGGCGGCGCTTAGAACGGTGTAAAGGTCAGAATCACAAGACCGCGGGACGGGCAGGGAGAATCCAGATTCTTCGGCGGGTACATGAATTGGTCTCGTCAGCAGAACTGGATCCAAGGCAGAGACGGAACAGGGCCCGCCGGTTCCGCAGATCAGGGGTTGGGTCAGATATTGGTTTTGTGAGATATGGCCATTTTAAAACCTTTGAGCCCGGCTGAGCCAATTCGGAATTATGCTCCCCACCCAAATCGGAAACGTGTGGCGGTGCTGAAGCGGTTGATCCAGACCAGCGAATTTTTCACCCCTTGCCGGAAGATATACAGGCCCTACCGAGAATATTATAGTCCCTTAGCAGACGGCAACGGAGGAAATCCCTGAAGTAAGAATACATGCATCAGGGGACTCGACAGGAGACGGTCCAGCATCATCCAGGGATGTCATGATAGGATGGCTAAGGGATTGTAAGCAACCTGATAGCTAAacaagtaacatacatcaaagttgctggtgaacgcagcaggccaagcagcatctataggaagaggcgcagtcgacgtttcaggccgagacccttcgtcaggactaactgaaggaagagtgagtaaggcagTGAGTAGGTGATTTTGGAGAACTCACGAGATGTATGCAAGTGAACGGAGAAACATTTAGCGATTTTATTGCTAGATTTACCAATACGTGGGAAGCTAATGGAGGAATTCCTTAGAACATAACGAGTGCGACGCTGCTAAATTGCCTCGGACCTGAGGTGACCCACTCCTTCAAATTAACAAATTTGAATTGGCAAATACAAGACTGGACGGTGTATATAAATGTGCTAATAAATATGGAACGTAATAGCCTGCAGAAAGGGGGTTCTTCGGCCGGCTCAAAGTCCGTGTAATACTCCAGCGTTACCTGTCGCTGTTTTGTGGGGTTTGTGGGTTTTGAAGGGGTTTTGTGCGGGATTTCAAATAGTGCAACCCAGAACACCGTCTCCGTGATGCTGTCCTCAGAACAGCGGTTTTGAAAGAGATAATGTCCTGTGGATTGAAGACAGGCAAGGAGCCTTCGAGGTTCCGAAGGACGCGCTGAAGCAAGCACCAGACTTGGGTTTGCCTGACTATAGCAAACCCTTCGAGGTGTACGTAAACTGAAAGGAGCACAGGGCAGTGCAGTGCTGACTCAGGAGTATGGGGCATTGAAGATACAGGAGAGTATTGGGTTAGGGTAGGTTTAGTATTAGAGTTAGGTAGGGTTAAGGTGAGGTTAGGATACGGTTAGGTTTAGGGTTAGGATTAGATCGGGGTAGGATTAGGTAGGTTTAGCTTTAGCTAGGTTTAGGGTTAGGTAGTTTTAGTGTTAGGGTTAGGTTAGGGTCAGTATTGACCCAGGAACATTGGGGACTAATGAGACCGGAGGCTTGCCATTCCACCTCATCGCCCGTGTGGTAAGGGAAATGCCAGGATGCCTGCGAGCTGTAGCCGCCACAACAGTGTTGGTTCAAAAAGCTGATCCGCTACTGCTAGATTACGCCTGTACTGTCTTAACGCCCCTTAAAGTGATGCTTCTCCTGATTTCGGCGGTGACCTTGCACCTTTACAAACGTCAGACCTACGGCGCATGAGGTAATTCTCCTAAGGCTAATTTATCATTAAGAGCGTAGGCACTAAACTCTGCCGCGTTAGTGCCTTTAGCAGAGGAAGGCGAACCACATGTCTGCATCAAAGCTGTAGAATTAGTTACCTCGCCCCTTTCAAATTTATTCTCTGTGTCGTTGGTTAATCCGAACCTGATATCATTCACAGATGGGTCTGCACGCAAACCCAGTGATTATACAATACCGGCCGGATATGCGGTGGTGACCCTGTTTGATCGCACGGCACCAAGAGCAAGCAGGCAGTGAAAGGGGAGGCAGAGAATATGATAAGATTTTTTGTTGCTCGGAATACTGAGATTTATAAACGAGGAGAATGCATTTAATACTTATATACGCCTTACATGTCTCAAGCTGTTGGGTGCTCCCAGCCAGACTCTCTTACGCAGAAAGTGGGGGTAAGTCAGGTTCTTCAATGCGTGTTAAAGAATCACTTGTTTGTGACATTAGAGAAAAGTGAACGCCCCGTCCCGAAATTCTCGTTTTTGAATTTGCCATCCCCCAATTAAATCTGCTCATGGACCTTGAAAAACCCCGTGCAGTGCGAGTCTGTCCTTCAAGCAATTCTGTTAAACAAGTTCAACAGTTTTTAGGTTCGCAAACCTGcacaagaggtttattcaaacatTTAGCTCAATAGCGACCCCTCTGACTAATCTCACCAAAAAGACATCGTGATCTACTCGATGTCCCTGAGGGTTGACACAGCTGTCAAATAGCTCAAGAGCCGTTTTGTTACTGCCCCAGTTCTACGTTCACCTGCTCCCGAGCTACCCTTCCTTGTTGAGGTTGGGGCCCCTGATATTGGTGTGGGTGTGGATTTATCTCAAAAATTCACTGCGGACCAGAAACTGCATCCCTGTGCCTATTTTTTTCTGTCACTCGCTGAGGTGAATGAAGAAATCTGAAATAGAGAACTCCTGGCGGTGAATTTCGCACAAGAGGAATAATGGGATTGGTTTGAGGGGACTAGGCACCCATTCAGTCTCTGGACGGACCATAAGTACTTGACTTGTTTTTAGGACGGGAAAAGATTGAATTCCCCGCAAGCCTGGTGGTCACTGTTTTATTTTTATAACTATTTAATTTTATTATACCAAATCGTCTTGGTTCTGAAGATCAGAAACCTGATGCAATTAAGACTCAGATATGCTGCAGAAGTTGGGAGCCCATTACATCGGGCAAAACGTTATTGATCCCGTCTCGTCGAGTTTATATTCCCAAGATCTGCAAGCCGTAGAAGAGAATAAGCGGGGTTCTTGGACTAGTCGATTATTTTTCCCACCTGCGATAACTTTTGTGATTCTTAAATGGGATCACACTTTTGAGATAACAGATCATCTGGCTATCTGCCGGACTCTGGAGTTcattaaaaaatgctggtggtcCGGCATATATATGGATATTTCTTTGCTCGTCCAGGGCTGTGATATCTGTGTCCAGTACAAAGATCTTAATTCCCTTCCTCAGGGACTTCTTCAACCTCTGCCCATTCCTTCATGCCCCTTCCCCCGCCTTTCTCTAGATTATATTACCTGTCTGCCCCCAATCAATTCCTTCCCGCTATTTTAGTTGTGGTCCACGGGAATTCCAGTTCATTTCTCTAACTAAGCGATCGTCAGCGTGAGAGACAGCAGCTATTCTTATGCACCGAATTTCCGTACAGGTGGTTATCCTACTGTCTTTGTTCCAAACTGAGGTCCCCAATGCAGCTCCAAATTAGGGAAGCATTGTGAACATTGATTGGGGCATTCCTCGAGGTTCCATCCTCAAACTAGTGAACAGAGAAAGAGGACGAACCAGGACCAGGACCGAACCCTTCGCTGCCTTTTGTCCGGATATCTGTCCTCTTGGAGTGACCATATTATCTAGTCGGAGTTCGGTAACAATCCTCTTCAACGTTTACCATTTGGTATCACTCGCTTCAAGGTCAATTGGATTTCAGCCGCCTCACTTCCCTGATCCGGAATTTGGGATACTCTCAGCTGTACACTGTGTTCACAGGCACAAACAAAATTGGCTCAAGGAGAAAATACTCAGGCCAACGACCACAGAAAGAGGCGGCTTGGTCTTTATTTCTATATTGGTCAGCGGGTCTGCTTTTCACCTAAAGATCTTCCGCTCAAAACTAGAATCACGGAAAATAGCCCCTCGCTTTACCGGTCTCACGAAAGTCATTAGGAAAATTAACCTGGTAACATACAAATAACAACTTCCCCGTTCTGCGAGAATTCATTCCACCTCTCAtgactgtacattgaaacatttacTTTTTAgcccctctgtagcctctctacatgGTCCCTAGACGGCTTCATCCACGGAAGTTAAGGGGACAAATACAATACTTGGCAGACTGCGAGTGACTGGATCAGGAGGAAGAGTTTCGGTTCCTTCCAGGGATATTTTGGACCCTAAACTTATTTCAGAATTAAATCGTTTACAGATAGCCCTGGAGCGTCAGGTGCCAACCTTAGGGAGAGGAGTTCTGTCATAACCACGGATCGTCGGTATAGTATTCTGTGGTCTCCGTCGTTTGCTATTTATGTTTCATATTTTCTGCCTTTTATTAATTATAATTACAATGCATCGTCGCGCTTCGGTTTTTTATATGTGCTACAGGTTGTTCTTACCTAGCTGATGTATAAGCGGCAATTGTCTTTGGGTATTTCCACTTACTTCTCCTCCAGAGTTTGCTGGTGTCCAAGAAAGCGTCCTTCGAATTTTCTCTCTTATCAGAATAGTTACTGGTAAGCTTGTCGAGAGTCGGGGCTTTTAATTAGCTGGGCGTGGATTACTTGGTGCCGCGGAATGTATTAAAAATGCTAGTGCTAACACCTCGGTGTTAGTGGGACTGATCCTTGCCTAGTGAAGTGCTGGCCGAGTTAGTCCGAGTTTTCCAAGACGTTGTAGGTTCTACTGTTTCTTTTTGTGTCTATTGTGAATAAAACTCTTTTTTTACACCCTTCCGCGTCTCAATGTGATCCTGCCCTTGTGTCGGAAGATGCAGAATAACGTCCATGCCATGCACAATTGCACCTGTTCTGTGGTGCGCATAAAGTTTGTCCTATGAACAAATTGTAACTATTTCCATAAAGGTGAGACTCAGTCAAAATATAGCGTGACCGACAATTTAATCGCCATGCTTTTCGAACTAATTACAGCTTTGTGAGGGCCGTCATTTTGTGTGGGTATAAGGGACGGGTAACCAAAGTTTCGAACTGTGCGGATTTCTGTGAGGATCGTCATGTTCTGTGGATAAAGGGGACGGGTGTCAGGAGTTGGAATTGATTGGAGATCTTTGGATATGTGCGAGGATCGTCATGTTGTGTGGATATAGGGGACGGGTATCAGGAGTTGGCTTAAGTTCCAGAACGAAGGTCAGGACGCACATCAGATTATGCAATAGAACGTGAAAGCCTAGTTTATGAGCACGAATACAAATTCCGCAAATAGATATATATCCAATTCACTGGAAAGAGAGAGGTAAGTATCTGTTTTACTGACTGGCATGTCTAGGGATGTGAGTCAAAGCCCGCTGCTCCTCGCCTTTCTGTAATTTCCATCAATCACTTTCATGCAGGCTCCGCAGGCCGGAGTTCTGAAGGTGTTCCGTGAGAAGTTGGGGTCGGAGGCGAAGTTGGAGCGAGCGGAGTGGAGACAAGTTGGAGCTGAGCTGTTGCGGAGCCCGTCCACCTAAAATAAACAGGGAGGTCTGTATGTCAGGTTGGATCTACACAACCAAAACCGAGGGAATGTCTCCTGTCCGCGAAATATGAGGAAATAAGCGAATTCTATTTGCAATGTGGAAGAGGAGGTTAACGCTTGGGCAATTAGATCTCTAATGATGTTTGGCTATTTAAAAAGCCGCGTGTTTAATGGTTTATGACGACGGCTATAGGCAAGAGGGAAATACACTCCAGCTGTGAAATGCAAGTCAGAGATGTTGCAGGAAATTAAAACTATTAAGAACGTCGGAAATATCGGCAGTGACAAAACCGTTTTCTGCGCTCGATGCTCACAATGTGGAGTCTTTCTCCAAGAAAACACAAAGCAATACTGCATGCTCGCTTTGACTCCCAGTTCCCGCGTGTCTGTGTTATTCGGTCTCCATCCTCAACGCACTCTGATCTCTGACCGGAGGCATGGTTCCAGCAGCATTAAAAGCGAGACTGTGTAATTACATTTCATCTTCCGCAAGCGCGGTACACTCAGTTCTTGTGAGGTCCATGAAAGGAATATTGGTATTTCCGCCCGTTTGCCCGCCTGTCACTCTTGTCTGACTTTTCCGTTGTCTGTCTGTTTCTGTGCATGTATCACGCGTCTGCCTGCCTGTCAGCCCTCCTTCTCtaactccccctcatctctctctctctctctctctctctctctctctctctctctctctctctctctctcacacacacacacacacacacacacacacttcctccCATCTCTGTCTATTTCTATCACCCCACCCTCCTTCAGTCCTCATTAGCACAAAGACATATGTATAACACTGACGCCTGGTCTAAAGCATAATTCCGAATTACAGTTCCTAAAAAGTAGAAACATCTTGGATGCACAATTTCTTTCGAACATGCTGCCTATTGCAGAAAtgtattatcatcatcattattattcatatagaaacacaaaagaatgggAGGTTTCCGACATGAAAGTTTAACAATATTTATTTGCATGTACTCTGTCCAGCTGGCTGACTGTTTGGAAATGTACTTTTTATTATTGTGAATACAGACACACAAAATATGAGAGTGGTTCCCGTGCTCTGAGTGGCGCTGAACCTGGGGAATATGGGAATGAACGTAGCGCTGGACGCTGGGAGATCGCGACTCTTGCTGATGACTGGGCGTTCAGCTCCATCCCCACAATTGGACATGAGGCAGCGCTGAACAGGGACCAGGTCCTGGGCTGTTGGGCTGAGCTCATTTCGCAGCTTTTTTAAAGAACCGGACTACTGAGGTGACTGGATATTTCATCGCGCTCTTTACCTGCTCCCTGAACTTGGACTGAGTCACTGCGTAGAtaaaggtgttggtgcagcaacTTACGTTCGCTAACACGTAGCCAACTTGTGCCAAAACATTTTCGGAACCAATGCTGGCCTCTCCTGTCCCTTTGACCTGGTAATAGACGAATTCTACGACAACCGTCAGCCACAAGAGGATGAAGCTGCCAGAGAGGGTGAAGAGTAAAATCACAGACCTCTTCCTGTTCTCCATCTCCGGGTCTCTACTGTTCTCCCGTTTGCTCTGACCTCTGAGCCCCCTCCGGACACGACTGGCCACCAATATGTGCCGGACTGTCAGAGCGTTGAGCAGCAGAATTATAGCGAATGGGAGCAATGGTGTTAAAACAGTATCGAACCAGTCAAGTCCAAGCCAACCTTTGTCAGTGAAGTAGCTTGGCTTGGGACCGCAGAACCACGGGAGGTTGTCAATAATCTTCCCAGGTTCCGTTGCGAAGTAAAACGGAATATTTTTCAGACACAGAAGAAGTCCGGTTGTTATTTGCACCACAGCCGCAGTTTTCCCGGTGCAATATTTAGTTTTCAGCTTCTGACAACAAATGGCGACAAATCGATCAAAGGTGAATGTGACGGTGAACCAGACTGAACAATTTGTGGTTATTCGACGGAGTACGTGGATAACAGCTGTTACGAGAAtaaacataaaattaagatgtttgctggcctgggctagcatcagtggcatcagcagttggtctgccacctgccctcaggggaaggagagataaggaacaatggagcagcgtctggagatgtgtaatgaagggatgtgggaggaagagctgtctggagcggctcccccctttgaaccctgaactgtttgaagtgatggacaggcgataccccagcagggggataaaaagggacaggttcgctaagacagacacacacgccacccgaggtaacgagaccctggaagcggtgcgcctctcacgagtggtgagaagtaccggacaacgcacagggtggaaaggtacgattagcgggaacccggtgtgtgtccgcccttgcctgggtgccgggttcactgcagaggatcgaccgcatcaggaggaggggtcacagtcggtgacctcaggtgacatcaccaaggacccgcccaaaagttgctcgtgagcaatctcgctggtctgtgagtgaagctgtgctgaatgatgagttgttctctctgtctctcttcccccaccttgtccatcgccatggcaacgattactgcgaactgaactttgagtcattttgaaattggtcatttacccctagacaacgatagagcttgattgatgctgttatcttaatgctgtgcacatgtgtgtttatcatcactgaactgttgcatttattatcctttcgattactgtgttgcttgtttctttaataaaactttcttagttctagtactccagactccaactgagtgatccatttctgctggtttggcaacccagttacggggtacgtaacataagtggggttctcgtccgcgattttgaacgctaaatttgggacggagtaaattgattgggttaaaattcccgaaagaaagaaaagacaaacagcagaaatggaggttgaggaatttataaaggcgccgaccttggaggcattagaggatgccaggaaatcggaattgatagtgtggccaaacgggtgaatcttgctaaggtgaagtcgacaatgaggagagaggagatacacagagctattgtagagcactatgtatctaaaggtgtgtttccccaaggtgagctgggggtggtgtctattgaaaaacctgctggagacgcggtacaggtacagcttgaaaaactgaaacTCGAGCaagagttccgggtacggcagttagaacacgaagagaagcagttagaaaggcaggagagacagttagaaaggcgggagagagagaaagaggtagaaaggcaagagagagaaagacagttggagagagaggagaaacagagggaaagggaatttgagctggagaagttaaagataagggccgagcaggggctcgtgccgaaccaaggtggagggttccgggcgacccaggaggttaggctggttcccccatttgacgataccgatgtggatcggtactttctccatttcgaaaaagtggccataagtcaggactggccgagggataagagggttgttttacttcagagtgtactgaaagggaaagcccaacaagcttactcagctttatccgcggaagatgcccagaagtatgaggtggtgaaagaggccatcctcaggatttatgagttggtcccggaggcataccggcagaggttccggaatgcgaggaagcggtgggaccgcacgtatttggagtttgctagcgagatgcaaacatattgtgagcgttggtgcgcctcgaaaggggtagagggggattatgacagactgctgcagctgattctgattgagcagtttaaaggttgtgtccctgagggtatgagaccctacctcgatgagaaagaggcagccacgttagccgcaactgctaagttagcggatgagtatgcgttgacgcataaaatgaagcttgccccgagtaaaggctaccagaagggtagtcaggacggcggggagagtccgccggaaaagtcagaaagtaagccggggactagtgaaaaggataaggtagaccgggagcagtctggtaggaagtctcctggagtcgtctgttataattgtgggaaagtcggacactttgcgtccaggtgctttgccccaaggaaggagacgggaaaaggaaaagcggaaattttgaatggctgtattgagctgttaagcgaaccgctagggaaggtcaggtctgaaaaagtccaggaagggcgcgagaggtttatctcggccggactggtgtcagtgaaaaagaggttaaaaccagttccagtgcggatctggagagacacgggagcgtgtcagtcactaatactgaagagtgtattagagtttagctcagagacccagactggggaggtagaggtcaaaggtgttggggaagggacagagtcagtccctttgcaccagatacatttacagagcaacctggtctctggactagtcacgatcggggtgaggtccgaattaccgat
This genomic interval carries:
- the LOC134342277 gene encoding probable G-protein coupled receptor 139, whose protein sequence is MAAIGVPVNLLAIIILPRGKCGLSTCTTRYLVAMAVADLLVIVIEVILSQIKYHYFPLSFLDITPVCAVLPVIHVLRRITTNCSVWFTVTFTFDRFVAICCQKLKTKYCTGKTAAVVQITTGLLLCLKNIPFYFATEPGKIIDNLPWFCGPKPSYFTDKGWLGLDWFDTVLTPLLPFAIILLLNALTVRHILVASRVRRGLRGQSKRENSRDPEMENRKRSVILLFTLSGSFILLWLTVVVEFVYYQVKGTGEASIGSENVLAQVGYVLANVSCCTNTFIYAVTQSKFREQVDGLRNSSAPTCLHSARSNFASDPNFSRNTFRTPACGACMKVIDGNYRKARSSGL